A window of the Desulfopila inferna genome harbors these coding sequences:
- the thiL gene encoding thiamine-phosphate kinase, translated as MKERALISKIKSRFLCQSDYLLKGIGDDSAVFADSKDFCWLISTDLLVDDVHFLRGLHDPYLLGRKSIAVNLSDIAAMGAEPRFALVSLAVPPYLLESWLDSWQDGVESMLLEHNCLLIGGDTTKGSVITINVVVLGSARPDQVLYRSGAGIGDDIYVTGPLGSSVTGLELLKREEQVSKYPQFTRAHLDPQPQVKTGILLGRSGLVSAMQDISDGVATDMSHICTESEVGAVIYADKLPYEKELKGLCSSFGWNLCDTVLGGGEDYELLFTAAPSNRKALELLAQQQAQTFVRIGKVTPPPVRVMLEENGLSRDITFSGFEHN; from the coding sequence ATGAAGGAAAGAGCTCTCATTTCAAAAATTAAAAGCCGATTTCTTTGCCAATCCGATTATCTGCTTAAAGGAATAGGGGACGATAGCGCGGTATTCGCCGATTCCAAGGATTTTTGCTGGCTGATTTCCACCGACCTGCTCGTTGATGATGTTCATTTTCTTAGAGGGCTGCATGATCCTTATCTGTTAGGCAGGAAATCAATTGCCGTTAACCTCAGTGATATTGCGGCAATGGGAGCTGAGCCCAGGTTTGCACTTGTTTCGCTGGCAGTCCCTCCATACCTCCTTGAATCATGGCTGGATAGTTGGCAAGACGGTGTGGAAAGCATGCTGCTGGAACATAATTGTTTGCTTATAGGCGGTGATACCACTAAAGGGTCTGTTATCACTATAAATGTGGTGGTACTCGGTTCAGCGCGCCCTGATCAGGTGCTTTACCGCTCCGGTGCCGGAATCGGCGATGATATTTATGTCACCGGACCATTGGGCTCATCTGTTACCGGCTTGGAACTGCTGAAAAGGGAGGAGCAGGTCTCAAAATATCCTCAATTCACTAGAGCTCACCTCGACCCGCAGCCACAGGTGAAAACCGGTATTTTGTTGGGGCGCAGCGGACTGGTATCGGCGATGCAGGATATTTCAGACGGTGTGGCCACTGATATGAGCCATATCTGTACGGAAAGCGAGGTCGGTGCAGTCATTTACGCTGATAAGCTGCCGTATGAGAAGGAATTGAAGGGTCTCTGCAGCAGCTTTGGATGGAATTTGTGTGATACTGTTTTAGGTGGTGGGGAAGATTATGAACTGCTTTTTACCGCGGCACCCTCCAACCGGAAAGCGCTCGAGCTCCTGGCGCAGCAGCAGGCACAAACTTTTGTAAGAATCGGAAAGGTAACGCCGCCGCCCGTTAGGGTTATGCTGGAAGAGAACGGATTATCCCGAGATATTACCTTTAGCGGTTTTGAGCACAATTAG
- a CDS encoding alpha/beta hydrolase, translated as MKIYTKLDQTEVLEFLFHPQKEEKRTSTGYSNIDVTLPDNTVLGCRFYIDDTAAPTILFFHGNGETVCDYDDIAPLFNQLGMNFFVATYRGYGWSGGSPTVESMMSDCWQVLYSLQKTMKDMEMSGALFVMGRSIGSASAIELCTDCPESIKGLIIESGFADTLPLLSNLGYDPNLNLLDEKDGFGNRDKIGEVTMPTLILHGSKDSIIPAHQAERLQAFSGARTKKFFIVPGADHNTVLSQGGELYFSTIKGFIDEVTGKTSWRNRRRKSKSNE; from the coding sequence ATGAAAATTTATACTAAACTCGACCAGACGGAAGTGCTTGAATTTCTTTTCCATCCACAAAAGGAGGAAAAGAGGACTTCGACCGGCTATTCCAACATAGACGTAACCTTGCCGGACAATACCGTGCTTGGTTGCCGTTTCTATATAGATGATACCGCAGCACCAACGATTCTTTTTTTCCACGGCAACGGTGAGACGGTTTGCGATTACGATGACATAGCACCGCTTTTCAATCAATTGGGAATGAATTTTTTCGTCGCGACCTATCGGGGATATGGCTGGAGTGGAGGAAGTCCTACCGTCGAATCTATGATGAGCGACTGTTGGCAGGTTTTGTATTCGTTACAGAAGACCATGAAAGATATGGAAATGAGCGGAGCCCTTTTTGTGATGGGAAGATCAATCGGCTCAGCCTCCGCTATTGAATTATGCACCGATTGCCCTGAATCGATAAAAGGCCTTATTATTGAAAGCGGCTTTGCCGATACACTTCCGCTTCTCAGCAATCTCGGCTATGATCCGAACCTTAATCTGCTTGATGAAAAAGACGGCTTCGGCAATCGCGATAAGATCGGAGAGGTCACAATGCCGACCCTGATTCTTCATGGTTCTAAGGATTCAATTATTCCAGCCCATCAGGCAGAGCGTCTGCAGGCCTTCAGCGGTGCCAGGACCAAAAAGTTTTTTATAGTACCCGGCGCGGATCATAACACTGTTCTTTCCCAGGGGGGCGAGCTATATTTCAGCACCATCAAAGGCTTTATCGATGAAGTTACGGGAAAAACCTCATGGCGCAACAGAAGAAGAAAGTCCAAGAGCAATGAATGA
- a CDS encoding prephenate dehydratase domain-containing protein, with product MVSIATLGPVGSDSYLAARQYNPDAELECFNSMYELVSAYAAGKSTLAFIPVYNTREGEIKEYFRFLVELKGYHWIDNVVLPIHLSIGTIDPAVSSISTIVGRSTVFNQCKDYLKANFPDATLVAVNDIEAKLSEIKEQSLTDHGIIESEELLKRFEFSLLDREVVSHNKTRFAVLSSEPAAVTGYDATTVITRPLKDRVGMLVDILGEFTRRGINILDLRSDNDIETQKLQIYLEIEGHCRDFIVQEALKAVEKGVIQEENALKVLGSFPRVDMRVKRIKSFGFIGTGEMSKWFSLRLQNEGYTTYLTGRSTPVSPEQMIPLVDVVVLCVPISVTSATIRKYGRLLRQGQALILLAGESENTLKTAFDYTKEGVEVMLVHNLWGPQAATMKDKNAAVVRTKRSGSLCSEFESFLYKHGAEIYQDSASQHDLLMGFGQKLPTIISVALASTLAKHNIDCNDIGSHSTLTSIYGILAMARTHNQNPRTYAEIMSTKGDGRKIVKTFAATLQQIIDLTEKEDINALCEQMEANRRHLTPEFLESRMKQAKSVDEVLSESGVNYHF from the coding sequence ATGGTATCAATTGCGACTCTTGGGCCGGTAGGATCTGACAGTTATCTTGCCGCCAGGCAATATAACCCGGATGCTGAACTGGAATGTTTCAACAGCATGTATGAGCTTGTTTCGGCCTATGCAGCCGGCAAGTCCACCCTGGCATTTATTCCGGTTTATAACACCAGAGAGGGTGAGATAAAAGAGTATTTCAGGTTTCTTGTTGAGTTGAAAGGTTATCATTGGATCGATAATGTAGTGCTGCCCATTCACTTATCAATCGGTACGATTGATCCTGCTGTTTCGTCAATCAGCACTATCGTCGGGCGCAGCACCGTATTCAATCAATGCAAGGACTACCTTAAGGCGAATTTCCCTGATGCCACCTTGGTAGCTGTAAATGACATCGAGGCCAAGCTCTCGGAGATAAAAGAACAGTCTCTCACCGATCATGGCATTATTGAATCGGAAGAACTTCTGAAGCGTTTCGAATTTTCTCTTCTTGACCGGGAGGTGGTATCGCATAATAAAACCCGTTTTGCGGTGTTGAGTTCCGAACCTGCGGCAGTAACCGGCTACGATGCCACAACCGTGATTACCCGTCCCTTAAAGGATAGAGTCGGTATGCTGGTCGATATCCTGGGGGAATTCACCCGTAGAGGCATCAATATATTGGACTTGCGTTCGGATAACGATATTGAAACGCAAAAGCTGCAGATTTATCTGGAAATAGAAGGCCACTGTCGGGATTTCATTGTCCAGGAGGCCCTCAAAGCTGTTGAGAAAGGAGTCATACAGGAAGAAAACGCGCTGAAAGTGCTTGGGTCTTTTCCTCGTGTCGACATGCGGGTTAAGCGAATAAAATCATTTGGCTTTATCGGAACTGGCGAGATGAGTAAGTGGTTCTCCCTACGATTACAGAACGAAGGATATACCACCTATCTTACAGGACGTTCCACTCCTGTGTCCCCGGAACAGATGATCCCCTTAGTCGATGTCGTTGTTCTCTGTGTTCCCATATCGGTCACCTCGGCTACGATTCGAAAATACGGTCGCCTCCTCAGACAGGGACAGGCCTTGATCCTTCTGGCCGGAGAATCTGAAAATACCCTCAAAACAGCATTCGACTATACGAAAGAAGGTGTCGAAGTCATGTTGGTCCACAATCTCTGGGGACCGCAGGCTGCAACAATGAAAGATAAAAATGCTGCGGTAGTGAGAACCAAAAGAAGCGGAAGCTTATGCAGTGAGTTTGAATCTTTTCTGTATAAACACGGCGCGGAAATTTATCAGGACAGTGCAAGTCAGCATGATCTGCTCATGGGCTTCGGCCAGAAACTGCCGACTATAATTTCCGTGGCACTTGCATCGACCCTGGCCAAGCATAATATTGACTGTAATGATATAGGCAGTCATTCAACGCTAACTTCCATTTATGGAATACTTGCTATGGCGCGTACGCATAATCAAAACCCCAGAACCTATGCGGAAATTATGTCCACCAAAGGAGATGGCAGAAAGATTGTGAAGACTTTTGCCGCCACTCTGCAGCAGATCATCGATCTTACTGAAAAGGAAGATATCAATGCACTCTGCGAACAGATGGAAGCAAATCGCCGCCACTTAACGCCTGAGTTTCTCGAATCCCGCATGAAACAGGCAAAATCAGTTGATGAGGTTCTCAGCGAGTCAGGGGTCAATTACCATTTTTAA
- a CDS encoding zinc ribbon domain-containing protein produces MRSRDLSYLDEVHNCPHCNQKMSCCEAPPVHVGDGLGWGSEVLFICLNDHCSLFLNGWETVELKYGHHASYRYMELPDSKEGNVMMVGNSDAFKASVIDPQELKRQNARYKLEKKAVEDLETCVARKDLGPVLQLILDEGADITGRKKAAGLLLELNDLECIDPIRNHTFRDTSLEMACNQMLELLLKKNFKKECPTCGNLVKMQAKKCMHCKEEL; encoded by the coding sequence ATGCGAAGTCGCGATTTAAGCTATCTGGATGAGGTTCACAACTGTCCTCACTGTAATCAGAAAATGTCCTGCTGCGAGGCACCGCCGGTTCATGTCGGGGATGGCCTCGGTTGGGGTTCGGAGGTGCTTTTCATCTGTCTGAATGATCACTGCTCGCTTTTTCTCAACGGTTGGGAAACCGTTGAGTTGAAATATGGCCACCATGCTTCCTATAGATATATGGAACTGCCCGACAGTAAAGAAGGAAACGTGATGATGGTAGGCAACTCCGATGCCTTTAAAGCCAGCGTTATAGATCCCCAGGAATTGAAAAGGCAGAATGCGAGATACAAACTTGAAAAAAAGGCGGTGGAAGATCTGGAAACCTGCGTGGCAAGGAAGGATCTCGGTCCCGTCCTTCAGCTGATTTTAGATGAAGGCGCGGATATCACCGGCAGAAAAAAAGCTGCCGGCCTGCTTCTCGAATTAAACGATCTTGAATGCATTGATCCGATCCGAAATCATACCTTCCGCGACACATCTCTTGAAATGGCTTGTAATCAGATGCTTGAACTCCTCCTCAAAAAGAATTTCAAGAAAGAATGCCCTACATGCGGAAATCTTGTTAAAATGCAGGCGAAGAAATGCATGCATTGCAAAGAGGAATTATAA
- a CDS encoding SH3 domain-containing protein codes for MATSIPSFSAEYVSVVKDGVNVRTGPGTSNPVYMELFKGYPLMVAEKNGEWIKVQDFEKDSGWIHSSLVENGNTVIVNADSRVNMRSGPGTKNAIVANLERGVVLQTIERQDKWVKVKHLSGTEGWIYAPLLWPGN; via the coding sequence ATGGCAACCTCTATCCCTTCTTTCTCCGCAGAATACGTCAGTGTGGTTAAGGATGGAGTAAATGTCCGTACCGGCCCAGGCACCTCTAATCCTGTGTACATGGAACTCTTCAAAGGGTATCCCCTCATGGTTGCCGAAAAGAACGGCGAATGGATTAAGGTTCAGGACTTTGAAAAGGATAGCGGCTGGATTCATTCTTCCCTCGTTGAAAATGGAAACACCGTTATCGTCAATGCGGACAGCCGTGTAAATATGCGATCCGGCCCCGGAACCAAGAATGCCATTGTTGCCAACCTTGAAAGAGGGGTTGTTCTCCAAACGATCGAGCGCCAGGACAAATGGGTCAAGGTAAAGCATCTCAGCGGCACAGAGGGATGGATTTACGCCCCTCTGCTCTGGCCCGGGAACTGA
- a CDS encoding deoxycytidylate deaminase — translation MTTKRTNYLSWDEYFMAVALLSAQRSKDPNTQVGACVANKQNKIVGVGYNGFPWGCSDDDLPWARHGNYLDTKYPYVCHAELNAVLNSISRDLRGCRIYVGLFPCNECTKVIIQAGIEEIIFLSDKYLDTDSVKASKIMLDKSPNISYRQLMTTRESLTVSFALPENM, via the coding sequence ATGACTACCAAAAGAACTAATTATCTCAGCTGGGATGAGTATTTTATGGCAGTGGCCCTTTTGTCCGCTCAGCGCAGCAAGGATCCAAATACACAGGTAGGCGCATGTGTGGCCAATAAACAGAATAAAATAGTAGGCGTAGGCTATAACGGCTTTCCCTGGGGCTGTTCCGATGATGACCTGCCCTGGGCGCGCCATGGGAATTATCTGGACACCAAATATCCATATGTTTGTCATGCCGAGCTTAATGCGGTTCTCAACTCAATTTCCAGGGACCTGCGGGGATGCAGAATTTATGTGGGGTTATTTCCCTGTAATGAGTGTACCAAGGTCATAATCCAGGCAGGGATAGAAGAAATTATTTTCCTTTCGGATAAATATCTCGACACCGATTCAGTGAAGGCTTCGAAGATTATGCTGGATAAATCGCCTAATATCAGTTACCGGCAGCTCATGACCACAAGGGAATCTCTAACAGTCAGCTTCGCACTTCCCGAAAATATGTAG
- a CDS encoding S66 peptidase family protein, whose amino-acid sequence MKNKSIIPPPLKTGSIIGIIAPSGNLSCRNSFEKGIRILHELGFRTRFPRSLWPGADYLSDTDTNRLRELRALWNDSEIDGIMAARGGYGCLRIVGSLSGDDFRSSPKRFIGFSDITLLHHTLNCDHGLVTLHGPVVTSLDRLSRKSLLHFRETLLHPIENWSFKSDVEILKGSGTGRGIATGGNLSTIVSTLGTAQQPVWKNKIVFLEDTGESRYRVDRMLTQLKLSGLLDDPAAIVLGDFSHGLGLDEIGTMRHHESIWNRVLELTAKSTAVWANFPMGHADNNMTIPFGLEMIFDNSRGALFHG is encoded by the coding sequence ATGAAAAATAAGAGCATAATCCCGCCTCCGCTCAAAACCGGCTCGATCATCGGTATCATTGCGCCTTCTGGAAACCTGTCTTGCCGGAATTCCTTTGAAAAAGGAATTCGAATTCTTCATGAACTCGGCTTCAGGACCAGGTTTCCCCGGAGTCTGTGGCCAGGGGCCGATTATCTGTCGGATACTGACACCAATCGCCTTCGAGAATTACGAGCACTTTGGAATGACAGCGAAATAGACGGTATCATGGCGGCACGCGGTGGGTATGGCTGTCTGCGAATTGTCGGTTCGCTGAGCGGTGATGATTTTAGATCCTCTCCTAAAAGATTCATAGGTTTCTCCGATATCACCCTGCTCCACCACACCCTGAATTGCGATCACGGCCTGGTCACCTTGCATGGACCCGTGGTCACTTCGCTGGATCGGTTATCCCGAAAAAGTCTTCTTCATTTTAGAGAAACGCTTTTACATCCAATAGAAAATTGGAGTTTCAAATCAGATGTGGAAATATTAAAAGGTTCCGGAACAGGAAGAGGCATTGCTACGGGAGGCAATCTCAGCACCATTGTTTCGACCCTGGGTACAGCGCAGCAGCCTGTTTGGAAGAATAAAATAGTCTTTCTCGAAGACACAGGCGAAAGCCGTTATCGTGTTGACCGAATGCTCACCCAATTGAAGCTCAGCGGCCTGCTCGATGATCCCGCCGCCATTGTCTTAGGTGATTTTTCTCACGGTCTCGGCCTTGACGAAATTGGAACCATGCGGCATCATGAGTCTATCTGGAACAGGGTTCTTGAGCTGACAGCCAAATCCACAGCGGTGTGGGCGAATTTTCCTATGGGCCACGCCGATAATAACATGACCATTCCCTTTGGATTGGAAATGATTTTCGATAATAGTCGTGGAGCGTTGTTTCACGGGTAA
- a CDS encoding DEAD/DEAH box helicase, whose protein sequence is MELPCRQYQPLVSEYLRSLKESSKFGPQVVCHKIFEETEPIFFQENGLLSSPLAAALRKSGINTLYCHQGEAFAQIAGGANIIVSTPTSSGKSMVYNLPVFEKILAERNSHALYLFPLKALSQDQLRTLNKLYDDMPGLHGRYDLGPAAIYDGDTSPYRRRKIREHTPPILIANPEMLHLSFLPYHENWVHFFKNLDYVIIDEVHTYRGVFGSHVAWLIRRLKRILDYYGKKTQFILSSATIGNPKEFGERLIGEKVKVITRTGAPLSKKNFLFLNPWDSPAYTASQLLEASLKRGLRTIVYTQSRKMTELITLWTQPRLGALADKVSSYRAGFLAEERREIEQKLADGSLLGVISTSALELGIDIGDLDICILVGYPGSIMASWQRGGRVGRSGRESAIIMLGSEDALDQYYMNNPQRFFSKDVESAVLNPGNIKILKEHLICAAAEIPLHKSDSILGSEAVRKGAEELRAEAKLLLSADGLEYYAARKRPQRNVNLRGTGNALTIINGETGVIMGEVDAARALKECHEGAIYLHRVKTWFVEKLDLQAAEIVVTEKKRATFYTRAMATKDTEILTVTATRNIYGCRLSHGNLKVSEHVTGYQKRNNGTNKLITTLPLELPVQTMETEGFWLDIPAPIVTLMEDKKLHFMGGLHAFEHVMISIFPLLVLCDRNDVGGISCPHHEQTEGATIFIYDGHAGGSGLSAEAYRKAEELIERALEIVKTCDCDNGCPSCVHSPKCGSGNRPIDKNACLNLIEGVMVSSSEEIPPMAVVNRESPQTKDYIPRPAPGGEIAYYQNGLEALPEHYGVFDLETKFSADEVGGWHRAEKMGISVGVVYDSVLDGCVTYLEHETAQLVAHLQSLDLVVGFNNKQFDNRVLASYTTVDLTGLPTLDLLEEVKNHLGYRLSLNGIAEHTLSIKKSGDGLMALQWYREKNFEMLSKYCKKDVEITRDLLIFGLENGFFLFRNKAGKTVRLPLSLAKTIAAQCAPKEPTGNSAVDVGGIQYFRPG, encoded by the coding sequence ATGGAACTTCCCTGCAGGCAATACCAACCTTTGGTGAGCGAATATCTGAGATCTTTAAAAGAATCATCAAAGTTCGGTCCCCAGGTTGTCTGTCATAAAATATTCGAGGAAACCGAGCCGATATTTTTCCAGGAAAACGGATTGCTGTCGTCCCCCCTTGCCGCAGCTCTGCGGAAATCAGGGATAAACACCTTATATTGCCACCAGGGAGAGGCCTTTGCGCAAATTGCCGGTGGGGCTAATATAATTGTCTCGACCCCGACCTCTTCGGGCAAGAGCATGGTCTATAATCTTCCGGTGTTTGAAAAAATACTTGCAGAGAGAAACAGCCATGCGCTCTACCTCTTTCCTCTCAAGGCACTTTCCCAGGATCAACTGCGGACCTTGAATAAACTTTATGATGATATGCCAGGGCTCCATGGCAGATATGATCTTGGCCCGGCCGCAATTTATGATGGCGACACCTCTCCTTACCGGAGGAGGAAGATCCGGGAGCATACGCCTCCGATACTCATTGCCAACCCGGAGATGCTTCATCTGTCATTTCTGCCCTACCACGAGAACTGGGTGCATTTTTTCAAAAATCTCGACTATGTCATCATCGACGAGGTCCATACCTATCGCGGCGTCTTCGGCTCGCACGTGGCCTGGCTGATTCGCCGGCTAAAGCGGATTCTCGATTACTATGGGAAAAAGACACAATTTATCCTCAGTTCAGCGACTATCGGGAATCCCAAAGAGTTTGGAGAAAGACTCATCGGCGAAAAGGTGAAGGTCATTACCCGGACCGGAGCTCCGCTGAGCAAAAAGAATTTTCTCTTTCTCAACCCCTGGGACAGTCCGGCATATACGGCCAGTCAGCTGCTGGAAGCTTCCCTGAAGAGAGGGCTGAGAACCATTGTCTACACACAATCCCGCAAGATGACCGAACTGATTACCCTGTGGACCCAGCCGCGGCTCGGTGCCCTGGCTGATAAAGTGAGTTCTTACCGAGCCGGCTTTTTAGCCGAAGAACGTCGGGAGATTGAGCAGAAGCTGGCGGATGGCTCATTGTTGGGCGTAATATCAACTTCCGCCCTGGAGCTTGGGATAGATATCGGAGATCTCGATATCTGCATTCTGGTGGGATATCCTGGATCGATTATGGCCTCATGGCAGAGAGGCGGCAGGGTAGGGCGAAGTGGCCGGGAGTCCGCCATAATCATGCTGGGCAGTGAAGACGCCCTCGACCAGTACTATATGAACAATCCGCAGCGGTTTTTCTCCAAAGACGTTGAATCGGCCGTGCTCAATCCCGGTAATATCAAAATACTTAAAGAGCATTTGATATGCGCTGCCGCCGAGATTCCTCTGCATAAATCCGACAGTATTCTTGGCAGTGAAGCGGTCCGCAAAGGTGCGGAAGAATTGAGAGCAGAAGCAAAGCTGCTGCTCTCTGCCGACGGACTGGAATACTATGCAGCCAGGAAAAGACCGCAGAGAAATGTCAATCTGCGCGGGACCGGGAATGCGCTGACCATAATAAACGGAGAGACCGGGGTCATTATGGGTGAGGTTGATGCGGCCCGAGCCTTAAAAGAATGTCATGAGGGGGCGATCTATCTGCACAGGGTGAAAACCTGGTTTGTCGAAAAGCTTGATCTTCAAGCCGCTGAGATCGTGGTAACGGAAAAAAAGCGGGCAACCTTCTACACCAGGGCGATGGCAACGAAGGATACCGAAATTTTAACAGTTACTGCAACGCGTAATATTTATGGCTGCCGGTTGTCCCATGGCAATCTCAAAGTGAGTGAACATGTCACCGGCTATCAAAAACGAAATAATGGAACCAATAAACTCATAACCACACTTCCTCTGGAACTTCCCGTGCAGACCATGGAGACGGAAGGGTTCTGGCTTGACATTCCAGCACCCATCGTCACCCTGATGGAGGATAAAAAGCTCCATTTTATGGGTGGGCTGCATGCCTTTGAACATGTGATGATTTCCATTTTTCCCCTGCTGGTTCTCTGTGACAGAAATGATGTCGGCGGCATCTCCTGCCCTCACCATGAGCAAACGGAGGGTGCAACCATATTCATTTATGACGGGCATGCCGGAGGATCGGGCCTCTCTGCCGAGGCCTACCGTAAAGCGGAAGAACTCATTGAAAGAGCACTCGAAATCGTCAAAACCTGTGATTGCGATAACGGCTGTCCATCCTGTGTCCACTCACCGAAGTGCGGATCCGGCAACAGACCCATCGATAAGAACGCCTGTCTGAATTTGATCGAAGGCGTGATGGTGAGTTCCAGCGAAGAGATACCGCCAATGGCCGTGGTCAATAGAGAATCGCCCCAGACAAAAGATTACATACCTCGCCCGGCGCCAGGCGGGGAAATAGCATATTACCAAAATGGATTGGAGGCTTTACCGGAACATTATGGGGTTTTCGATCTGGAGACAAAATTTTCAGCGGATGAGGTCGGCGGCTGGCACCGGGCTGAAAAAATGGGAATCTCAGTGGGTGTTGTTTACGACTCTGTTCTTGATGGATGTGTAACGTATTTGGAACATGAAACAGCGCAGCTTGTTGCCCATCTCCAGTCATTGGATCTTGTTGTTGGCTTTAACAACAAACAGTTCGACAACCGGGTTCTGGCATCCTACACTACGGTCGACCTGACGGGCCTACCGACCCTGGATCTGCTCGAAGAGGTTAAGAATCACTTGGGCTACCGCCTGAGTCTTAATGGTATTGCCGAGCATACTCTGTCGATAAAAAAGAGCGGCGATGGTCTGATGGCGCTGCAGTGGTATCGGGAGAAAAACTTCGAGATGCTCAGCAAGTATTGCAAAAAGGATGTTGAAATCACCAGGGATCTACTGATCTTCGGCCTGGAAAACGGCTTTTTCCTGTTCCGTAATAAAGCAGGTAAAACAGTTCGCCTGCCGTTGTCACTGGCAAAGACGATAGCAGCGCAATGTGCTCCCAAGGAACCAACTGGAAACTCAGCAGTCGATGTGGGGGGTATCCAATACTTTCGACCCGGCTGA
- a CDS encoding DUF3352 domain-containing protein yields the protein MKRILLAVILLICIAGGLVFYRFYWDRNVVHPSQFLPEDVLVYLNQQDLGEILAEMRTTPLADAVASINFVRLALDVDLSLQTVYKVRKIQEFIESEEAALLFDEFLSTNFTVALLAQEGTDFKQFLHDNLIMFSEPRHSTALLELTGSLLPRELEFTSSQYGQYLIYRIPLDMETRISLVSAGGLLLAAFEERTLRRALDRFDENLPSLNEEHYFKNLSKKHRESSLFCFFSIDNLRLHLDNLLNPQSFSQNLLLSHLDDWRGFTSGAYGASRKENYSRDIITLHFNPAEINSDAAHFLGIRPEKNVAISQAPQQTLLYYWTNTFDLSAMWRMYVNESGLDPAIISQIEEGIASLTNISFEEILGLFGNSAHLLVGEPSPVDFVPIPNFTLIFSLLERAKTASTLQGFITKNLIPHKNASYRGVPMTFWGEGRQKGLQPVYALYGDALYISSSIQRQMDIVDTIMDGGSIVESPSFKRYGESLLSPNNSTAYIQVSRLLASIRELVKWSGTMIALQNRRAAYISNKLIEDLILPMIDGLQIYATIITRSYIENGKITIESNIIRTQSE from the coding sequence ATGAAACGAATACTTTTGGCAGTTATCCTTCTCATCTGCATAGCAGGGGGATTGGTTTTTTATCGTTTTTATTGGGACAGAAATGTAGTTCATCCCTCCCAATTTCTTCCCGAGGATGTCCTGGTTTATCTCAATCAGCAGGATCTTGGGGAGATACTGGCGGAGATGCGCACCACGCCTCTTGCCGATGCTGTAGCGTCCATAAATTTTGTCAGACTTGCCCTGGATGTCGATCTTTCTCTACAGACCGTATATAAGGTAAGAAAGATTCAGGAATTTATCGAATCCGAAGAAGCGGCATTGCTCTTCGATGAGTTTCTCAGCACGAATTTTACGGTGGCGCTTCTGGCACAGGAAGGTACTGATTTCAAGCAATTCCTGCATGATAACCTGATTATGTTTTCCGAGCCGCGACATTCGACGGCACTGCTGGAGTTGACAGGTTCCCTGCTGCCCAGAGAACTGGAGTTTACTTCGTCGCAATATGGACAATATCTGATTTATAGAATACCGCTGGATATGGAAACCAGAATATCCCTGGTTTCCGCCGGCGGGCTGCTCCTGGCTGCCTTTGAAGAGAGAACCCTGCGCCGGGCTCTGGACAGATTTGACGAAAACCTGCCAAGTTTGAATGAAGAACATTATTTCAAAAATCTCAGCAAAAAACACCGGGAGTCGAGTCTCTTCTGTTTTTTTTCAATTGACAATCTTCGGCTCCATTTAGATAATCTTCTCAATCCTCAGTCATTTTCGCAAAATCTGTTATTGTCACACCTTGACGACTGGAGAGGGTTCACTTCCGGTGCCTATGGTGCATCACGAAAAGAAAATTACAGTCGGGATATCATAACCCTGCATTTCAATCCAGCTGAAATAAACAGTGACGCCGCTCATTTTCTAGGCATCAGGCCGGAAAAGAATGTTGCAATTTCACAGGCACCACAACAGACTCTTCTGTATTACTGGACCAATACCTTTGATTTGTCCGCAATGTGGAGAATGTATGTAAATGAATCCGGTCTTGATCCTGCAATAATTTCTCAAATTGAAGAGGGTATCGCTTCGTTGACGAATATTTCTTTTGAGGAAATACTCGGCCTTTTCGGAAATAGTGCTCATCTTTTAGTGGGCGAACCGTCACCTGTCGATTTTGTACCTATTCCCAATTTCACTCTTATTTTCAGTCTTCTGGAAAGAGCTAAAACCGCATCAACCCTGCAGGGCTTCATCACCAAGAATCTGATCCCTCATAAAAATGCATCCTACAGAGGAGTGCCCATGACTTTCTGGGGGGAGGGGCGGCAAAAAGGGCTGCAACCGGTATATGCACTTTATGGTGATGCGCTGTATATCTCAAGTTCCATACAGCGGCAGATGGACATTGTCGACACCATCATGGATGGCGGCAGCATCGTCGAATCACCGTCATTCAAGCGTTATGGAGAATCTCTCCTCTCGCCAAACAACTCGACGGCCTATATCCAGGTTTCCAGACTGCTGGCGAGTATAAGAGAACTGGTGAAGTGGAGCGGCACTATGATTGCCCTGCAAAACCGCAGAGCCGCCTATATATCAAATAAGCTCATAGAGGATCTCATTCTTCCTATGATTGACGGCCTGCAGATATATGCAACGATCATCACCAGAAGTTATATTGAAAACGGAAAAATCACCATTGAATCAAATATAATTCGAACACAGTCAGAATAG